TTCGTCTCGTCGTCGTCAGTGCTAGCGATGAACAGATCCGCAGTTTCGATATCGGTCTCTCTGAGCGTCGAGAGTGACGTTCCATCGCCCTTGATGGCGAGCACGTCAAGCGAGTAGGTGAGTGCCTCAACCCGTTCACCGTCAGTGTCGATAACGATGACTTCGTGGTCGTCCGCGAGACTCGCTGCGATCGACGATCCGACCTGTCCTGCGCCGGTGATGATCACGCGCATACGTACTCCTCTCCCACTATATCCAGACGAATGTATGACCGACCAAGTGGATTGCTATTCGACCATCTTCGCATTTAACACATATCCGATACCTTTACCGGTGAAGTTTATTGGCATGGGTGTGGTATAGTCGGTAATTCAGGTGTCGCAGCGATCGACAACGATGACGATCAATGATCTCTGGTTTCTCGCCGATCGGGCCGCCCAGAGCGCTGAAAAGGCGTACCACCACCTGATAGAAGACTACGGCGAGCCGCTCGAATTCACCCGAACCAAGACGGTCGATCGACTACGATTTCGCACGCTCGCAGAGCGTATCTCCAGATCAGGTGCCCCCTACGGTTCGCATACGATCGTCTACCGACCTACTGGAAAGCTCCTTCTCGTTCGCCACGAAGGCGTCGATATGTGGGTACTCCCGGGCGGACAACTCGATGGCGAGGAATCCTTTTACGACGCCGCACGGCGCGAACTCGCGGAAGAAGCGGGAATCGACGTGACGTACGACGGACTGGCTACACTCACCCGAGTGGAAGTGACCTACGAAAACTACCGGACATGGGGCGTCATCCCGGTGTTCGCAGCCCGAGCGAACACGGTCGAACCCGATGTCTGTGATCCCGACGGCGAAATCAGTCGGGCACGCTGGTTCTCCGAACTCCCCGACGATACCCGGGATCGTGAGGATCTCCTCGCCTGGCGAGCACACGCGTTCTGACGGAGTGAGAAACGACGACTTCGAAACCGGATCTTATCCTATAGAATCTGGGAAAATTTTTTATGGTATTGTTTCTAATGCAGTCCCATGATACGAAGTGACGTTCCGTACGTCTATGATCGCTTCGATGATACCGAGATCAGCGATGCGCCAGCGGCGGTCTCCGAGACCACCACTGGCCCCGGCCACGAGACGGTTATTACCGATGGAGTGGCGATGAGCTTCCGGTCCTATCAACGTAGAAAACGAAATAACCACATGACGTTCGAGTAATATCGTGTCGATCCGGTTTACGCCACTGTTGGTGACTAGTGTCAGCTACCCGTGTAGCTTTTGAAGAAATAAACTCCGGTTCTTTTTGCAACAGTTCCGTGCAACTTTTTGGTAGCGTCGACGCTTATTGGTAATGTATCATGGTAGATAAAGACGAACTCCGAGAACAGATGCTCGACGCGTTCAGTGGTGCCGACTACCCGATCAACAGTCCAATGGATCTCGTTCCTGCACTTCCCAGCGGCCCGTCGACGAAGTTCGAATCGGGCGACTTCTCCATGACGGCCATGGAACTGAACACCAAACTTGGTAGTGGAGATTTCCCATACGAAACGCCCGAGGACTTCGTCGACGACGTGCTTGAGCAACTGGAAGAGCAAGACCAGTTCTGACATCCTCTCTTCTTTCAAGGAGAGAATCCCGCCGTTTAGGTCGGGCGTGAATCCGACAATGCGCCACAAACTGCCGACGGTTGCCGGATGGAACCCGAACCTCCAAAAGGTATTACCGCCGCACTCCTCAATGAAAGCAGCGGAGAGTGTGGGTTCGGTGGTTGCTGTGCATCCGCCGAGGATTCCACCCCCACCACCGACGGGTAACTGCGTGAGCGAAAGTCGCCTTGAGAAACTGGGGAAATTCCACGGCGTATACTCAGCTACAAAAACACTGCTCCGGCGGGGATTTGAACCCCGGTCATTGCCTATCCCCCCGCGACGCCCGAAAGCGAGCACGGGCGAGAGGGCAATATGATTGGCCGGACTACACTACCGGAGCCCACCTCGCGTGTATTCAGTATTCCGGGCGAGTCCTGTATAATGGTTCCGTTTTCTTCCTGCTATAGGACGCTACACCACGGCACACTACCGACCCGCATCGTGATGACGAACGGTATCGGTCGCCGTCAACCGCCGCCTTCACTGTATGTAGTTCGGTTCGTCTGACTCACACCGCTTTTCGTGTTCTTTCGCCTCGCTTTCGTTGTCGAACATAAGTCCGCAGGCCTCGCAGGTGTGCCACGTTGTATCATCACGCTCGACCTGTGTGACCATACATCCCTATTGGTGCTCTTCGATAAAGGAGTTACGTGGGTAGCGTTAGAGTGACG
The sequence above is drawn from the Halocatena salina genome and encodes:
- a CDS encoding NUDIX hydrolase, with product MTINDLWFLADRAAQSAEKAYHHLIEDYGEPLEFTRTKTVDRLRFRTLAERISRSGAPYGSHTIVYRPTGKLLLVRHEGVDMWVLPGGQLDGEESFYDAARRELAEEAGIDVTYDGLATLTRVEVTYENYRTWGVIPVFAARANTVEPDVCDPDGEISRARWFSELPDDTRDREDLLAWRAHAF
- a CDS encoding MTH865 family protein, which produces MVDKDELREQMLDAFSGADYPINSPMDLVPALPSGPSTKFESGDFSMTAMELNTKLGSGDFPYETPEDFVDDVLEQLEEQDQF
- a CDS encoding DUF7128 family protein; this translates as MVTQVERDDTTWHTCEACGLMFDNESEAKEHEKRCESDEPNYIQ